One stretch of Paramormyrops kingsleyae isolate MSU_618 chromosome 4, PKINGS_0.4, whole genome shotgun sequence DNA includes these proteins:
- the LOC140589088 gene encoding uncharacterized protein isoform X1 — translation MAQRMRIARAVSWTNDQYWGAWDLWDEVIDWGDKEGLEEYSPATPPTVQTGEVMGGLGGVTDWCKGGEGMSMKGSETLQSNYGLTSEEWEIYKTYYLQKKKKVRKNRSTQGIDEVKGAISGEKVELAEREKHVGVTSSVQVEAADLNVGINKMQNGSKGKQGEVGVNVKVVKVEGGIISLKAEDTKGNVKVEAVQVQVFLFPPHPLLFPFLCFYLHSRSKTFPAHCPWEKPPSVATAPVSLVPVPAPVHVLALQVPLHPQVPGLWYRRCPSPPYGPDSAPLPYHPGDAHSASRPQPCLPLGSIWPYWPPETQQGLVSQGQRPAFWGPADPLAQSCPLLPQISFCPKVLSHLCSPKAHFQLTL, via the exons atggcgcagag aatgagaattgcgagagctgtttcctggaccaacgaccagtactggggagcctgggacctgtgggacgaggtgatcgactggggagataaggaaggtttggaggagtactcaccagcgacaccccccactgtccagactggggaggttatggggggactgggaggtgtgactgactggtgtaagggaggggagggtatgagcatgaaaggctctgagactcttcagagcaattacggcctgacatctgaagagtgggaaatttataagacgtactaccttcagaaaaagaagaaggtcaggaagaataggagcactcaggggatagatgaggtaaagggtgcgattagtggggaaaaggtggagctggcagagagggaaaaacatgtgggggtgacctccagtgtacaggtggaggccgcagacctgaatgtaggcattaataaaatgcaaaatggaagcaaggggaagcaaggtgaggtgggggtgaatgtgaaggtggttaaggtggagggggggataatttccctgaaggcagaggatacgaaaggaaatgtgaaggtggaggctgtgcaagtccaagtgt tcttgttccccccacaccctctgctttttcccttcctctgtttctatcttcactccaggtccaagacgtttccagcccactgtccttgggaaaagccaccatccgtggccaccgctccggtttctctggttcctgttcctgcccccgtccatgtccttgccctgcaggttccccttcaccctcaggtcccaggcttgtggtaccgacggtgtccctccccgccctatggtcccgacagcgccccactgccttaccatcctggcgatgcccacagtgcctctcggccccaaccctgccttccccttggCTCGATCTGGCCCTACTGGCCTCCCGAGACCCAGCAGGGGCTCGTGTCCCAGGGTCAACgccctgctttctggggaccagcagaccccctagctcagtcctgtcccctcctgcctcagataagtttttgccccaaggtcctgtcccacctttgttctcccaaagcccatttccagctcaccctgtag
- the LOC140589088 gene encoding uncharacterized protein isoform X2 produces the protein MAQRMRIARAVSWTNDQYWGAWDLWDEVIDWGDKEGLEEYSPATPPTVQTGEVMGGLGGVTDWCKGGEGMSMKGSETLQSNYGLTSEEWEIYKTYYLQKKKKVRKNRSTQGIDEVKGAISGEKVELAEREKHVGVTSSVQVEAADLNVGINKMQNGSKGKQGEVGVNVKVVKVEGGIISLKAEDTKGNVKVEAVQVQVCPRRFQPTVLGKSHHPWPPLRFLWFLFLPPSMSLPCRFPFTLRSQACGTDGVPPRPMVPTAPHCLTILAMPTVPLGPNPAFPLARSGPTGLPRPSRGSCPRVNALLSGDQQTP, from the exons atggcgcagag aatgagaattgcgagagctgtttcctggaccaacgaccagtactggggagcctgggacctgtgggacgaggtgatcgactggggagataaggaaggtttggaggagtactcaccagcgacaccccccactgtccagactggggaggttatggggggactgggaggtgtgactgactggtgtaagggaggggagggtatgagcatgaaaggctctgagactcttcagagcaattacggcctgacatctgaagagtgggaaatttataagacgtactaccttcagaaaaagaagaaggtcaggaagaataggagcactcaggggatagatgaggtaaagggtgcgattagtggggaaaaggtggagctggcagagagggaaaaacatgtgggggtgacctccagtgtacaggtggaggccgcagacctgaatgtaggcattaataaaatgcaaaatggaagcaaggggaagcaaggtgaggtgggggtgaatgtgaaggtggttaaggtggagggggggataatttccctgaaggcagaggatacgaaaggaaatgtgaaggtggaggctgtgcaagtccaagtgt gtccaagacgtttccagcccactgtccttgggaaaagccaccatccgtggccaccgctccggtttctctggttcctgttcctgcccccgtccatgtccttgccctgcaggttccccttcaccctcaggtcccaggcttgtggtaccgacggtgtccctccccgccctatggtcccgacagcgccccactgccttaccatcctggcgatgcccacagtgcctctcggccccaaccctgccttccccttggCTCGATCTGGCCCTACTGGCCTCCCGAGACCCAGCAGGGGCTCGTGTCCCAGGGTCAACgccctgctttctggggaccagcagaccccctag